A window of Glycine soja cultivar W05 chromosome 2, ASM419377v2, whole genome shotgun sequence genomic DNA:
TTCCTATTCTTTGGCAGATTTAATTGTTAATACTGCCTTCAAAAAGGGCAGTATGGACAATGTGGCAGCAGTTGTCATTCCTCTTGAGTCTGCCAAATCTTCTGCAAACTCGCTTAGGGGAAGCTATAGTGGAAAGAGGGATGCAGATTTTCCATTGTTTGGTCAGCAGGAAACTGCTTCCAAAAGCTCAGGTATATTTTGTGGGTTTAACGGTTAATGTATTGTTTGGGCGAGAGAAGTAGGAAGGAAAACTACATTTTcaaccattttgttgaggagaaaAATTGGAAATTAAAGGAAATAAAACACATGGGGctgcaaaaaataaatttttgctaAATTGAAAAGTTTACCCATATACCTACTTACTATTACAATAAAAGGATATGAAAGTATTTAACATAGTTACAGTTTCTTTACTTTCCTTCACTTTTCTTCCCtactaaacaagaaaaaagaaagtttgAGTTCACTTTTGTTACGCTATTCTTTTGTGGCAGTTTTTGAAACCTATGCTTCCTTCCCCTGATGTTCCAAATATTACAGTGGCCTCTCCTATCTTGACTTTTTATCTAGAAAAAGCTTcccatgtttttaatttttccatATGCCTTCTCCCGTCCTCACAAACTTCTGTACAACTTTTCTTggatgaatttttaaatttctcaaacTGCCGGAGAAATTTATTGACAGAGAAATTACAAAAAGCACAGAGGATAAGGAATCCTCCATAAagtaaaaaacagaaaaacaacTAAGGAAGGAGTGAAAATAAAACGAAGTGCATTTGTATATAACAATTGCttgtttcatatttaatttcagtgaacaaaatcaaatttgcaaTTTCATGGTATGTTTTCTGCTGATAACTTAAATGATTTTGCTGAAGTTATTTAATTTGGTTATTCCTGTATGTAGCATGTGTTCTTGACTTCTTGTTACTGATGCTTATCagctaatttattattttggaacTTGCTCAGTTAATGACATCGGGTCTGATCTTATACACTTGGAGCACCCTCATCTGGTAGATACCAAGTTTAAGCGAATATTGGTATGGCCAGAAGCTGTTGAAATTTATTGTTGTCAATTTCTtccatattttgtttgtttttctcatAAATTGCACGTCCTAATGGAATTAAGGAGCTAATTGATTCTTCTGAAAAGGCTGATAGAATTTTGTCAATCTATTAGATAATTGTGATGTGTGTCAAAGTCAGAAGATTcttatgttttgtttcttcAGAAATGTGATTGAGTCAGTTGTGGAGCTGTGATTTTCTGATATTGTTGTTGGAGGAAACAATTATAGAAGATGTCTTGGGAACattttgtatgttttgaattGAATGAAGAGGACTTACATGCTTTAGGTGATTTCTTGGAATTTCAGCCATATTTTTTTCTGAGGGAGTCAAATCGTCTATCCTCGTGCCAAGTCACCAATCTGATCTCCCAATGCAATAGTGCAAACTGGTAGGAAAAATTGCGACTAAAAAGGGGGGGTAATACTTTTCTGGTTAATTGACAGTATTTTGCTTGGGGGTGAGGAGGATATAAGATTTGTGTCCTTCTATGAGACTAGAGAGTTAAGTAATTTTATGAACATAAATTGATTTATCAATTTCTCACTCTATTGATGGTGAGatgtattttttgtattatcTCACACAGTCACACAAGGCTGATTTATAAGCAATTGTGGCTGATACTAGTTAAatacattaccaaaaaaattgttttgcttTTTAAGTTCCACCACTagtcttagaatgtgggtttggacctaactcaaccccaaaagctagcccatagggtgagggttgcccctcacatatatactctATCTTGGTCTTATCTCTAGCCAATGTAGGACTTGTTTTTTCCAATACACCTCCTCATGCCCAACACTTTTGGACTTGGTGCGTGGATAACATAGTGGGTGGTCCTTTGAATAGATCCTGGATAGGTTCTgatatcatcttagaatgtgggtttgaGCCTAATTCAATCCCAAAACCTAGCTCGTAGGGTGAGGGTTGCCCTCCACATATATACTCTATCTTGGCCTTATCTTTGGCCTCTAGCCAATGTGAGACTTGGGTTTTTCCCAATACTTAGCATTGAAATGCATgggtaaattttcttttttggggATTTTGCTTCTTCTTTATATGTGTGCCCTCAAGAGTAGGTTTCCATCCTTTTTAATAAACTTCTAGAATTTGGGCTTATGGCTTAACTTTATGAAATAAGCTTGTTATCTGAGAATGCTCTATTTAAGTCATATCTCTAGTTGGTGTAGGACTAAACACCAACCTTGAGAGACTACAACTAAGACAACCCCCAAAGAGCCACAACTAAGGCAAGCTGGGGGTGACCACAATTAAGGCGACTTTCCAACACTCTCCCTCACACCCAAGGCTACTAGCCTAGAGCATGGCAATGTAGGTTGTCCAACAATGGATTTGGGATAGGTTTTGATACCATTTTAAAATTTGGGCTTAGGGCCTCTAACTGAACCCCACAAAATCAGTTTGTTTGTAAGGTGAGCGTTGCTGAAGCATTATAAGGTCTATCTCTAGTCAATGTGGGACTAAACACTACCCTTGAGACTTCAATTAAGGCAGCCCCTAAATAGGGGCAACTAAAGCAAGCTAAGGTCCAAGGTTGGCCATAACTAAGGCGACTTTCCAACATAAATCATTACTTCACTTTAAAACAGATATCCATCTGGTCAAAATCAATCTGAATGACTGAATgcctttcaatttattttatgataggTTGAAGTAAAAGATGGTGATTTTGGATGTTTTTATTTATCTGAAAATCTCGATGAACCAGAGGACTCTAAGCAGATTGCCAAAAAAACTGACTGGGAAGACTATTTGTATGAACTACCTCAGCCTCTACCAGATGCCCTTCATCAACATGCCAGTAAGCAAAGATGTCTATTATCTAATTACATAATCTTGGTGAATTTAGTGGTCTTAATTTATTGTTGTTATGTTGCATTTGTTTATAGTTGAATTTTAGTTTATCTGTTGACAATCAAATACTCTGGTTGGTTCAATTTTCAGCTCCTGGTGGTCCTGTAAATTTATACAATAGCCAAAACTTTTGCTTTCACCTTGGTCCAACTATTAGTGAAGCCGAAGACCAATGCATAAATCCTGAAGGCTTTGCCAGTTTCATTGGTCTTCTTGAATCAATTCCTTTACATGATACTGGTTCCAGTAATGGGTCTGCTGATTATTCAATGCCCGATTTAAGGTAAATTTATCTGCTTTGAATTCCTATACGTTCATTAGTGTATAGGTCAATATAGTTCCTAGTAAAATATAGGAGGGTTAATATCTTGTGGAAAAGTCACTTTTTAATTCGTACATTTTTTAGATTCCCTTGGCTTTGATATTATATGGATGGTCAGTACTATCATGAATGCCATCATGTTTCATTGTATTGTGTTTTTGTGAATTTGATGcttgaaaatgtttttctttagcCCAACAATTAAGCCAATATGCATTTTGGTGTATAGGTATGTATTGAAGAAGAGTTTTGGACGTGGATCATATGGTGAAGTATGGTTGGCTTTTCATTGGAATTGTAATCAAGATAGTAATTCTGCAAAAATGAGCAAGGATGACAAAAATACAACCAGCAGCTCAACTGCTTCTGATTGTCAGGATGGTTCTACTAACTACACCCTGTACATTTTGAAGCGTATAATGGTAATATATTTGAGTGATTTAGAACTGCTTTTAATGGTTTCAGTGGATTACCATTATGCATATGTAAGCATGTAGCAGAAATAACTCTTAAATGCACTACACAGGTGGAGAGGGGGTCTGCTGTTTACTTAAGTGGGCTGAGGGAGAAGTATTTTGGAGAAATTTTCTTAAATGCCTCTACATGCTTTGAAGATCCTCTATCAGCTGGCAAATCAAACTGTGTCTTAGAAACATCACAGGTTGGTCCTGAGAAATCATTTCCAAACAAATTTCGGCTACAACGAACCACATATGAAGAAGGTTTGAATCATATTGCAAGATATGTGGAGTCTTTTGAGTCTCAAGCCAATGAAATATGGCTTGTATTTAGTTATGAAGGTTTGTCATTGTCAAAACTTTTATATGCCGTGGAAGATGCGTATGGTACTGCTGAGAAAGAAAGACTTGAGCAAGCTAAACATGTTCAGATACTACGTCCATCAAAGTGGTGGCATTGGTTAAAAACAGCAGAAGAAGGGCAAGCAGAAATGCGCAACCTTATCTGGCAGCTGGTATGTCTTACATGTAGGTTCTGTGGCTATGGCCCTGATAGCCTTTATGGTCCCTGGTATTTAAAATATACTTTGCAATCTATGCAGATACTAAGTACCGCATTTTTCCCTggcaaaagtaaaaataaatcacaTTTCCCTGGGTATACAGCTTTTTCTTATCCTGAGATATCcgtcatttttctttctttgtgttTGTGGTGCATTATAAATCTCTGCATAAGTTCTTGGGTGAACAGTTTGCCGTTAATATTAGAAATGGGTTAGCATGCAACTAGGTTTTATTAAGAAATATACACTCCTCAATTtgtccctttttttaaaaataatttctcagTCTCAAACCCTGATCACAGGGAAAACATTCATTATTaaagtatattaaattttaagagaGTTTTGGAGGTTCAGTATTTGAATATCTTCCTTTTCACTTATGTTAACTAAATTTCattgttgtaaaaaataaagGGGAAAAAGTTGTTTCTTGGATGTGATCATATTATATTTCCCAGAATTTATTCTTGATTTTACCTTGTACTATATGTTCTTGaaaaatcatcttttttttttttccttatctaCTCAGTTATTAGCTCTCAAGTCCTGTCATGATCGCAACATCACACACAGAGATATTAAACCTGGTAAGACATGGGTAATTTGTTGTGCCTGAGTGATGTATGCCTATGCAGATTCCTAGatgaacataattttttcaaaatcaatagGATACCAATTAGTTGGTGCTTTTGAATTTCAAGCCATTAATTTTCTGGAAATCATTGTAAattattgttcaatttttacctttttttaagcAAACTCACTGTTACTTTTCTGTCTAATAAATTTACTTAATCAATTTCTCTGCATTTTGGGTCCTATATTTGCTCCAAAAAATTAATCTGTCTTGTGTTTAATGCCTACTTATGTAATTGTTAAAACACTATACTTATGTTGTCCCTTTATCTACAGTTCATAACAAGATTGCCATCTGTGATTCTTTGATGCATGTGTgattgatttttcattttttttataatgcaaTGCTCAATTGAAAGAATTTGgttatttgtaaaaattaactgacttggtgtattttatttttgaagagAATATGGTGATATGCTTTGAAGATCAGGAAACAGGGAGATGCTTGAAAGAGATTCCCactaaagttaataatttttccaCCAAAATGTACAGTGAAGTATCTTAGTTGTATTTTAGTACCAtgcttttgttttaaattgttcttttagaataaaaaattgattggaAGCACTTTTAccttctataatttatatttaaaccaTAGATGTGATATGCCTAATTACTTCTATTTATGATGTGATTAGGTCAATTGTGATTTAAtccaattttaaatcaaatcatatttttgaaaaCTCAGTTCTACATCTCTGTTAAGATATTTAGAAAATTacttgaatatatatatttacaaatcCAGTAATTAATTGTAATGATCCTGTCAGTATGGTTGCATACTGCATGCCCTTTGAAAGATTGATCTTTAGCATCCATTTCCAAGTTCCTATCTCCCTGTGTTAGAAACAACTAAAtatttttccatttctttccAACCATTGTTCTGCTCAATTAAATTTTCTGCAATTTCAATGCACATTTACTGTTTCTGTTCCAAAAAGTAAGCTATATATGGTGACTGACTTTTCAGCAAAGATAAATGGGCGATTTTGATATGCAAGAGAATTCATTCACTGTGAAATTTGTTATTCActtctttagaaaataattccATACATGTTCTTGCTTgcttactatttatttattcgGAAATGGTCTACTATCAGTTATATATCAGTGGATTCTGTGCCTTTTAGTTATGATGACTCTCAGCACAGATAGAATTGCAAAACTTGTTTGATGTTGAACATGTTGAGATTTTCTTTGAAGCcattaatattgtattttaaatttagccATGTGATATGATGCATGAAAAATTCTGAATTAATTCTTCAATTCATTACCATCTAGGATCTATAAACAGGTATAAGAGGTATCCATGTATGGCTATATTCTGCTTGCATTGGGAACAATCTCTCTCAAATCTATTATTTAACTGATAATCATTGTTGAGTCTTTGGCAATGATAGCAATAAAACTGGGTTATTGGCTTATTGCTTACCTTTAAAACTTGAGTTATCTATCCGACTATTTGTGTGTCTCTATTTGTGTGAATAATTTATTGGTGTTGTGTAGTGAATTTGGTGCTTTTTGCTCTTTCTTTTAGGCGTATTATTGACTTTGGAAGTGGAATTGATGAATTCACATTAAAGCATTTATATGGTTCCACTGGGCCTTCTAGGTATCTTGCTGCCCTTTATACACACTGATTATTTACTTATGATTATTGTGGTAAAAATATGCTATGCTTCTTCAGAGCTGAACAAACCTATGAGTATACTCCTCCTGAAGCTTTGCTGAATGCTACATGGTATCAAGGGCCAACAAGCTCAACTTTGAAGTATGTGATGTCTTACATGAAGTCGGCGtttgtattcatttttttccttttcaagatGTTGCTTGATCTTTTGGTTCTGCAATTCTTGAAGCAATCTTTTTGCTTTCACAGATATGACATGTGGAGCGTTGGTGTTGTGATGTTAGAGTTGGTCTTAGGGACACCAAATGTCTTCCAGATAAATGCTTTAACACGTGCTCTTTTAGACAGACAACTAGAAGGTTGGAATGAGGGTGTGAAGGAGCTGGCATACAAGTAAGCAAGTTTTTTAGCAGGTGTAATCCTAATCTTGTTTAATGCCACGAAATTTAGATGACCAGCTGATagtatctctctctctctctctctctctaagcaAGAAGGGCAACTGAAGTTTGTTTATGAATTGTTTGTGACAATCCAAAAGGAATGCACCCTTTAGGTGCTTTTCTGTTTTTGAAGATGTCTTCTTCTGTCATTCACTAAATTGGTTGCTGGTTGTTTGGTGGGAACTAAGATCCAAGTTAGTTCCACCAATGGATTGGAGGTAGTTCAATATTAGGAGTTTATGTGATAGAAAATAATTGGTTCTGTTATAGCAAATCTATTAGAAAGCAATCCCGCCTTAAAAATTGTAGCATGGCAGTTATGCGTAGAAAACAACTGCTGGCAGTTATGTATTAGGATTTAGGTGTATATATCTGATAGAAATCTATTAGAAAACAGATTTGTATTAGAAACTGCATGATTTCAGTTATGCATAGAAAATAGCTGCTGGTAGCCATGTATTAGGAGTATATATATCTGATAGTAGGTTGTGTAATTAGGAACTGTGAAGCTATTTCCAGTCTGGGGACAGAGAATCCTCTGTTAGACAGGAAGTGTATTGCAGTATTGTGTGTGATTTCAGTgttcaatattatattttattacctTTTCATTTGGTGTCTTatcattgtttttatttgtacacttgaaattgaattagTAGCTCAATGCTAGAATGTCctgttttattgttttctaaCATCTGGCTGGAGTTTTTTGACACAAGTACAAGTCCTTTATTGAATTGGAATTGCTTTGAGTTGATTAGAATGGGTGACAGTCTTGCCATTATTCAAAGATCATTATTCAAAGATGTGTATTCCTTTGTGGATTGTCTTGGGACACCAAATCTCAGGATTCAGTTTTCTGCTTTAGTTTGAAGTCAAGAAATTTcctttcatttcaaaatttagGCTTTGCTTGCTCTTTAGCATTTCCTATgttcatttaataaatatcaaGGAAGCATGAGAGAATAGAtgtgttgaaaattcaaaactCTGGGCATCTGGGATGGTGATTGTCATTCTCTCAGTTGTAAGATTGCATTTTCATTAGTTTACTTATATTGGGTATTTATTATTGGAAACCTCTCAGTCATTTTCTCTGCCACAATCCAATACATTTTTATAGGTTTGACTTTGGACAACTATAAAGTTTACTGTCTTCTTCAAGAGTATTATGTGCAAGCAGTCAGGCACCTAAACATTTGAATCTTGCTCATGCATCCCAGTTCCAAATATAGTTACTGGTTTAACCCTAGAACTTCTGTTTTTGTTCTGAAGACTTGATTGTGATGGGGGTACTAAATATTTGTTAATTCTTTTGGACTTCTGTACTCTATAAttgtaacttttattttattaatgtggTGACAGACTTAGATCATTCATGGAATTGTGCATTTTAATCCCTGGAATTTCCAGGTCCAGCAGTTCCTCAAAAAAGTATCAAAAGGTGAACCAAGTTTACCATCTTAGCAGTTTTAATCTTTGGTTCTTAACCTGTCAAATGCTGATTATGTTCCAACTTTCTATATTTGAATATACATTGACCTGATGAAGTATTCATCTTTGTCAATTTAGGTTGGAGTTTCACCTGCATCTTGGAAATGCTCCGAAGAATTCTTCTCTCGTCAAATTAGGAATCGAGATCCCCTAAAAATAGGGTTAGATATCTGATgctttcatttttatcatattatgatatatatatatatctattctTTTCCCATTGTGCAATTGCTTTCTTGTCATAATATATTCCTTTGACTTGCAGTTTTTCAAACATCTGGGCGTTACGGTTAGTGCGCCATCTGTTACATTGGGATCCAGTAAGTTGCCAGATTAAAACTGATTTCTTGTTATGTTTACCCTCAAAACATGTTTGATTGATGAAACTGTCTAAATTGTTTACCATCATTGTTCATAGCACTGAAGTTTGATTGCCTAATTTATGTGAAGTTTGATGCATTATGCAAGGCCGCATAATTATCCCAAATAAATATCATCTATGTAACCTCCCTAAATTCCAGTTCTCTAAGCAACTATTTGAGCCAAACAAGTTAACAAGTGGCTAAAGTCATGGCTCGATACTCTGCTTTTGCACCAGATCTTGTAACCACTCTCaaatttcatgcttttctaagaAATTAGATTACCAACAACAGAGAGCAGTAATCAAAAGTGGACCTCCTGTGAATGGGAGAGCTTGCCTAATCTACATCTGAATATCCCACAACTCAAGTTCATATAGGACACCTTTTTGTAGGACTCCTTTAATATACTTCAACATGCGAATTACTGCATCCAATGTCCTTCACAGGGAGAGTTCAAAAACTGACACACCACAGTGACTGTAAAAGATGTGTGGATAAGTAATAGTCATCTAGTTTAGTTTCCTGACTAGTTTTCAATACCTTTCTGGATCTGAAGGTGGCTTCCCCTAGAACATATGCACCTTGTTCAACAgtaacatatttttcttttgttgtttgtttcacTTAATAAGTTGCCATTGGAGCCGACTGAAAAACTAAGACCTGTTGTCTTGGATGCGGGATTTTTGAAATTACACAGTCCACCACCTTGTTAACAGTATCAAAGCACATTTAATAATCCTCGTAGATAAGTTCGTTGATAGAGAAATGAGTACGAGGAAgggtcattttttctttttgtacacAAACACAAAAAAGGGGGGTGACTGATTTGGCTAACAGTAGTCCCTATTTTAGTTGGGTACTGCTGTATCTAATCAAGGCTTCTTTCAAAACTGTAGGAGGATCGGCCAAGTATTGATGAGGCTCTGCAACATCCTTATTTCCAACATcccccaagagaatgattttatAGTAAACATGTCAATGCCTTACCCATCGAGTTATTCATTCACAGGTAAATAATCTGTGCCACCAACCAACTGATAGCTGATGTTATAAATTCGATTATAAAACTTACAATAGTCTTATATCACATGATAGCTTATAGAACTTATTGAAAGAGCTTATAGGAGTCAAAGTCATTTTCATAAGGTTGAATAAATTGTGTAGAAACTCTTCCAAATGCCTCCTGAATGGATTGCTATTGTTAAAAGTCGAGTAAACCTTTATTTTAGACCTTAAAAGTGTAAGTGACTATCACCTTAGTCTTTTAACTTTATAAAATCCTCACTTTAGTCTCATTTTGCAAAATGtcattcacttttttttgttcataCATTCAAAAATGTGGACATGGACTACAGTGAATAATTTTTGTTgcaaagtcagggactaaaatGAGGATTTTAGAATGTTAAGGACTAAAGTGTCTGACACCTACAATCTTAGGGATTTGATTGAGGGTTTTACTCTGATTCTGTGTCTTCTGTTACTGAACTTGTCCTAGTGAACAGAAGCAGATGTTGGAGTGAAAGGGCACAAAAAATTACTGTTTTATTGTGTATATACATTGACATTCGTGTATCAAGCCTGACAAGATGAGGCCAAAATAACTGATTGTGCCA
This region includes:
- the LOC114389778 gene encoding uncharacterized protein LOC114389778, whose product is MIPKTPSRHLLLALGFLLCATIPFVHGESSTCLTVYKNGGAPAVFQSPKCPRWKLSEYDSPPQTTARCQTAMLQGRRNSQEDRALCVLDVRIPFPGPNGIKEVAVGIVAVFDGHNGAEASEMASKLLVEYFVLHTYFLLDAAFSVISKTSTETLLHKRDRDHVNLLHRWKEILGLEWHELHFERFQNTFSPNFDDSFHLEILKEALLRAVHDIDAKFSEEASRNNLHSGSTATVVLVADDKILVANIGDSKAILCSENFQSPREAKDLLLKLYRQKEHDGSVSVWDREKYRLVSSHGLTHFAVKELTSDHHPDRDDERIRVETAGGQVQNWGGVPRINGQLAITRAIGDVLFKSYGVISAPEVTDWQPLTANDSFLVVASDGVFEKMSVQDVCDLLWEVHRFSNMRSECTPASSYSLADLIVNTAFKKGSMDNVAAVVIPLESAKSSANSLRGSYSGKRDADFPLFGQQETASKSSVNDIGSDLIHLEHPHLVDTKFKRILVEVKDGDFGCFYLSENLDEPEDSKQIAKKTDWEDYLYELPQPLPDALHQHATPGGPVNLYNSQNFCFHLGPTISEAEDQCINPEGFASFIGLLESIPLHDTGSSNGSADYSMPDLRYVLKKSFGRGSYGEVWLAFHWNCNQDSNSAKMSKDDKNTTSSSTASDCQDGSTNYTLYILKRIMVERGSAVYLSGLREKYFGEIFLNASTCFEDPLSAGKSNCVLETSQVGPEKSFPNKFRLQRTTYEEGLNHIARYVESFESQANEIWLVFSYEGLSLSKLLYAVEDAYGTAEKERLEQAKHVQILRPSKWWHWLKTAEEGQAEMRNLIWQLLLALKSCHDRNITHRDIKPENMVICFEDQETGRCLKEIPTKVNNFSTKMRIIDFGSGIDEFTLKHLYGSTGPSRAEQTYEYTPPEALLNATWYQGPTSSTLKYDMWSVGVVMLELVLGTPNVFQINALTRALLDRQLEGWNEGVKELAYKLRSFMELCILIPGISRSSSSSKKYQKVGVSPASWKCSEEFFSRQIRNRDPLKIGFSNIWALRLVRHLLHWDPEDRPSIDEALQHPYFQHPPRE